Genomic window (Penaeus vannamei isolate JL-2024 chromosome 7, ASM4276789v1, whole genome shotgun sequence):
attgtGAGAGCGGGATGGATGTGAAAGTAGaagtggaatgagagaaagataatattgtGAGAGCGGGATGTATGTGAAAGTAGaagtggaatgagagaaagataatattgtGAGAACGGGATGGATGTGAAAGAAGTGGAATGAAAGATAATATTGTAAGAGCGGGATGTGCGTGAAAGTAGaagtggaatgagagaaagataatatcGTAAGAGCGGGATGTATGTGAAAGaagtggaatgagagaaagataatactGTGAGAGCGGGATGGATGTGAAAGTAGaaatggaatgagagaaagataatattggTAACGCTGATATGACACggaagaaataacaagaatagAACGAAAATATTGTAATGGAGagcctcgtctttctctctcctttctcttatcttttctcttcttcccttcctatcctttcttttctcttcctcccttcctatcttttcttttctcattcttagtCTCCACATTCCACATTTTCTCTTCCATCATTTTCCCGtctaccttctttctccctctctcattgtgtccactatttgttattttctctccacttctcctagTGATTCTGCCtttcatccattttctcttttatcatcaactatcacccctctccctctttccttatatctgtacccctctctctctctttttctttaaccttcttggtctgcttgcctgcctgtctgtctatttgtctgtttgtctgtctgtctatctgtttgtctctatctcgctgtctgtctgtctatctgtctgtctctctctctctcattcttatgcgggcctcattcctctcttctctccctatccctcttttctacctcctctcctctcccctacttgtcttctttcctctcctctctttctcctctttcctttcctttcctctctcccctctccccttgtttcctctgctctcctttctctctcctcttcctacctttttcctcccctccctcctctcctttctccgtcctctcctctctttcactcccttttctttcctctcctctttcctctctctttctctcctccttccaccccctttgtctcctcttctctttcctttcctctctttttcctttctctctcttctcctctttccacccccttttctctcctctcctctttcctcctcttttttctctctctcctctttccaccccttttcttctcgcttctctttcctctctcctctcctcttcccacccctttttctttcctctttctttcctctcctctcccctttcctccccaaagaCGAAATCCCCGCGTCCGAAACCGTGGCTCGATTCCCCTCCGCCAAAACAGCGTTCGGGACACAAGGAGGGAAGCGAGTTAAAAGGTTTCGGAGATTACCTGCCTCAGTGTTCTCggcttgcgtctctctctctctctctctttcttcgtgtttttcttttctcactctctctctctgtctctctctctctctctcagtctctctctctctctctatgtctctcactctgtctctctctctctctctctctctctctctctctctatgtctctcactctgtctctgtctctctctctgtctcctttcttcgtgttttttgtctcttttctctctctctctcttttggtacttcgtgtttttcttgttctctctctctcttctctctttctttctctctctctctcttctctctctctctcctctctctctctcgtcatctctctctctctctgtctttctctctgtctctctctctctatctatctatccttgctTCGTGTTTCTTGTCTCTTGTTCTTCGTTTCCCGTTTGGtactttgttcttcttgttctgcatctccttctcgcttttgtttttctttttttttcatttcttttttttttgtttttgttcttcgtcttctttttgctactttgttcttgttcttcctgttgTTACTTTGGTCTTCTcgttcttcacctccctcttccttcttgtttcttgttcttcatctccttctcgcttttgtttttctttttactccatttctttcttactcttgttcacccatttcttcatttccttcttgctcttgttcttttgttgttcttcatctccttctcgcttttttttcctttcttccttgctgCTTGTTcactcttttcttcattctcttcttgctcttattcttcttcttcttctaatttctccttttttctgttcattcttcTTCGTATTTATTAACTCATTCTTATCCccatttctttcttcgtctcctccttctcatccctctcccttgtgttcttattttctttctttccctcctcctcttctttcccctcctcctcctcctcctcttatccttcctcttctcctcctttttctctttctcttcttcatctctttcttcctcctctttccccatctccccctcctcttccttctcttccttttcctatcatTCCAAAATATCCAAAGAAAATGAATTTGATATATACAATGAACTCAAATTCATGcaactcccccccaaaaaaaatcacaaaccaacctagaatttaaaaaataataataataaaaaaatgaaataaaataaaatatatataatcatatgttttCTTAAAAATGCCATTGATAATTCATAAGGGCATTATAGGCTCATGCAGTGAAGCGGAGAAGCAGCGTTTAAGCACCGGAATCCAAGCCTCCCCTTTGCGGCAACAAATGGAACGAGAGAAGCGTGTGCAGTTTCCGAGACTCCtgaaggtgccgtcacactaccactttttccgtcaattttcggACAATTTTCAGAAATTTTTgaccatttttgagcgaattgtcgattattcagtcagacgataatgatcgtttccgtttgaaaaccttaacgtcaactttttcagccaagcgtagtcagatcaagagctatattcgagaatgtttgtttttatgttgaataaaattatatatatatataaaaaaaaaatgacggaaaaagtgctagtgtgacacgatCTCCGCTTTATTTCCTTAAGGTTTTAACTTTATCTTATCATAACATGTTAACATTATCACATTGTtaaattatatgattatcattaccataccatatcctattatcattatatcattacgttatcttaattatcatatcattacgttatcttaattatcattatatcattacgttatcttaattatcattatatcattacgttatcttaattatcatgatatcattacgttattttaattatcatgatatcattacgttattttaattatcattatatcattacgttatcttaattatcattatatcattacgttattttaattatcatgatatcattacgttattttaattatcattatatcattacgttatcttaattatcattataacattacgttatcttaattatcattatatcattacgttatcttaattatcattacattatcttgattatcattatattattacatcaaatcattatcattatatcatcacatcatcatctaaCTCTATCAATTCTAAAAACTCATAAGCCCTTAACTCATAAACATTTATcaacaaatatattcataaccattcacctctaaaaaatatatatcacacacaaatccacaaagAGAGACAATCAGCTGACATGTAACTATCATTTCTAAAAACTCATAAACTCATAAACATTTATTAACAAATATAATCATACCCATTCACTTCAAAAACATATCACAAACAAAGCagtacagatagagagacaatcaGCTGACATGTAACTATCAATTCTAAAAACTCATAAACTCATAACTCATGAACATTTATTAACAAATATAATCATACCCATTCACTTCAAAAAGATATCACAAACAAAgcaacacagatagagagagagaatcagctgACATGTTACTCTATCAACTCTAAAAACTCATAAACTCAAACTAatttattaacaaatatatacatacccattcaCCTCAtatcacagatagagagagaccatgAGCTGCCATGTTACTCTATCAATTCTCAAAACTCACTCATAACTCATAAACTCATAAACatttattaacaaatatatacatacccattcaCCTCAAAATATGTATCACACtcaaaacaacaaagagaaagagatacaatcAGCTGACACGTGAATGCCAATGAAGTCCGCCCCCTTGACGAATGCCTGCTATTGTCAGCAAATCTTTATTacgaactataaaaaaaaaataaataaataaaaataaaataaaaataaaaaaaaactgaaattggCTGGCTCTGGCGTGTCAGGTCACTTATTGGTTCGTTGGCTTTCGGGGTCAAGggtgacagggagaaggagagggagggagaattaatGATGGcagataataaaaaggagaaattgagaagaaaggcgggaggaagagagagagagaaataacagaacagagggaaatggacagacagatatatagagaaatagacaggcacatagatgaatagagagagagagagagagagagagagagagagagagagagagagagagagagagagaggagagagagagagagagagagagagagagagagatagggagagagaacgagagaacgagagaccgagagaaaaagagcgagcgagagagagagagagagagagagagaacgagagacagagaaagagaaagagagagagaaagaaagaaagagagacaacgagagacagagaaagagagccaacgagaaaaaacaaacaactgaccaaacatacacacaaacatagacacataaacagacaaagacagagaataaaagaatgagagaaaacaaaaaccaagCCACCACAAAGGAGAGAGTCAAAAGCAGAGAGGTAATCTTGCCGTCATCCGCATCCTCAGACCGACCCTCTTCCAGACCTCTAAGCGGATACCACACAAAGACCATTAAAGAGCAGGTGGAAGGTCGCTGCCCCAACACCTCCTTGACCTTCGTGGCTGAGACTGAGGCTgtagatgtggatgtgggtgtgggtgtaggtgtggatgtggatgtggatgtgggtgtgggtgtgggtgtggatgtgggtgtaggtgtaggtgtggatgtgggtttggatgtggatgtgggtgtaggtgtggatgtaggtgtggatgtggatgtaggtgtggatgtggatgtaggtgtAAGTCTGGGAGTCGATGTGGATGtacgtgtggatgtggatgtaggtgtggatgtggatgtaggtgtaggtatggatgtggatgtggatgtaggtgtggatgtggatgtggatgtaggtgtaggtgtggatgtagatgtagatgtggatgtaggtgtggatgtggatgtgggatGTAGGTGTGGATGTAGGTATTGAtgtgatgtggatgtggatgtaggtgtggatgtggatgtaggtgtggatgtggatgtaggtgtggatgtggatgtagatgtagatgtggatgtgtgtgtaggtgtggatgtggatgtaggtgtggatgtggatgtggatgtaagagtaggtgtggatgtggatgtaggtgtggatgtggatgtagaaatgtggatgtaggtgtaggtgtggatgtggatgtaggtgtgaatgtggatgtaggtgtggatgtggatgtaggatgtaggtgtgggtgtaggtgtagcaaatgtggatgtaggtgtggaagtggatgtaggtgtagatgtggatgtggatgtaggtgtggatgtagatgtaggtgtggatgtaggtgtggatgtagatgtaggtgtggatgtaggtgtggatgtgaatgtaggtgtgggtgtaggtgtaggtgtagatgtggatgtaggtgtggatgtggatgtaggtgtggatgtggatgtaggtgtAGGTTTAGGTGTAGATGTGGATGTAGGTTTGGATGAaggtgtaggtgtggatgtggatgtggatgtaggtgCTATTGGATGTGGATGTAggtggtgtggatgtggatgtgggtgaagGTGTGGAGATGTAGAGTGTAGCAAGTGTGGGAATGCTaggtgtggatgtaggtgtgggtgtaggtgtggatgtagagtgtgggtgtaggtgtggaatGTGGATGTAGAAATGTGGGATGTAGGTTAGTAGAAGTGTGGATGTGAGAGAgtgtggatgtaggtgtggatgtggatgcaggtgtggatgtggatgtggatgtaggtgtggatgtggatgtggatgtaggtgtggatgtaggtgtaggtgtggatgtaggtgtgggtgtaggtgtggatgtgaatgtagatgtggatgtaggtgtagatgtggatgtaggtgtagatatggatgtggatgtaggtgtagatgtggatgtggatgtaggtgtaggtgtggatgtggattTAGGTGTagttgtgggtgtaggtgtggatgtggatgtggatgtaggtgtgggtgtggatgtaggtgtaggtgtggatgtgggtgtaggtgtggatgtggatgtaggtttgggtgtaggtgtggatgtggatgtggatgtaggtgtggatgtaggtgtaggtgtaggtgtggatgtaggtgtaggtgtagatgtAGGAGTGGGTGTAGAATGTAGATGTGGGTGTAGGTCGTACGTGTGGATGTTGATGtagatgtggatgtagatgtgggATGTAGGATGTAGGTGTGGATGTAGATGTGGATGTAGGATGTAGTGATAGGTataggtgtggatgtggatgtggatgtagctgtaagtgtggatgtggatgtaggtgtgggtgtaggtgtaggtgtggatgtaggtgtggatgtggatgtggatgtaggtatggatgtggatgtaggtgtaggtgtggatgtggatgtaggtgtaggtgtggatgtggatgtaggtgtaggtgtggatgtggatgtggatgtaggtgtAGATGTGGATGTAGGTGTAGATGTAGGCGTAGACacacggccagtttgttaaaaattatgctaggcccgacccaatgaatattcccatatacggacatacacatacgtaaaaataaatgcctatctgtctatctatctgatagatatacatccacctatccatctgtccggtaaatatacatgtctagactgacagacaggtttttattatttatttatgtgtatatgtattttaac
Coding sequences:
- the LOC138862186 gene encoding uncharacterized protein; the protein is MDVDVGVDVDVDVGVGVDVDLGVVVGVGVDVDVDVGVGVDVGVGVDVGVDVGVGVGVDVGVGVDVGVGVECRCVDVDVDVAVSVDVDVGVGVGVGVDVDVGVGVDVDVDVGVDVDVGVDVGVDTRPTRTQVESKRSTKTQIKTKTDIDTDDDTD